A genomic window from Yoonia rosea includes:
- a CDS encoding ABC transporter permease, translating into MLTYTIRRLLLSIPTLIFIAFVIFMLLELAPGDPMAQMPLTIPPDVKERMRAALGLDQPWWVRFPLWLNQFFIVEPQYWIDNAFGTSFAEGKQRLISFQSRSPVFETIGQRLPQTLWVVGMSYIVGVAIALPIGIISAYKQYSVFDQAGTFVSMIGFSVPPFFSGVLLIVIFSVQLQWLPSIYDTTLVVNSWDTFMTQMRQMIMPVMVLALQTTAQVSRYMRASMLDNLSQDYVRTARAKGMSESVVVLKHVLRNSMIPVVTVIALGIPSIFGGAIITEQIFKVNGLGQLLILALQGNDIPMVMTITFLLAVLIVMMNLIADILYGILDPRIRYD; encoded by the coding sequence ATGCTGACCTACACCATCCGTAGATTGCTGCTGTCGATCCCGACGCTTATCTTCATTGCTTTCGTGATTTTCATGCTGCTCGAACTGGCTCCGGGCGATCCTATGGCGCAAATGCCGCTGACGATTCCGCCAGATGTCAAAGAACGGATGCGCGCGGCATTGGGACTTGATCAGCCGTGGTGGGTGCGTTTTCCACTTTGGCTGAACCAGTTTTTCATTGTCGAACCGCAATACTGGATCGACAACGCCTTTGGCACCTCATTCGCTGAAGGCAAGCAGCGGTTGATCAGTTTCCAATCGCGCAGCCCCGTGTTCGAAACCATCGGCCAGCGCCTGCCCCAGACATTGTGGGTCGTGGGCATGTCCTACATCGTTGGTGTCGCCATTGCCTTGCCGATCGGGATTATCAGCGCCTACAAGCAATATTCGGTCTTTGACCAAGCAGGCACATTCGTCAGCATGATCGGCTTTTCCGTGCCGCCCTTCTTTTCCGGCGTGTTGCTGATCGTGATCTTTTCTGTGCAACTGCAGTGGCTGCCTTCGATCTACGACACCACACTTGTCGTCAATTCATGGGACACGTTCATGACCCAGATGCGCCAGATGATCATGCCTGTGATGGTGCTGGCGCTGCAAACCACTGCGCAGGTCAGCCGGTATATGCGCGCGTCGATGCTGGATAACCTAAGCCAAGACTACGTGCGCACGGCCCGCGCCAAAGGCATGTCGGAAAGCGTTGTCGTTCTCAAACACGTCCTGCGGAATTCGATGATCCCCGTGGTGACCGTCATCGCCTTGGGCATCCCTTCGATCTTTGGGGGCGCGATCATCACCGAACAGATCTTCAAGGTGAATGGTCTGGGGCAATTGCTGATCCTTGCTTTGCAAGGCAATGACATTCCGATGGTCATGACGATTACTTTCCTGCTGGCCGTCTTGATCGTGATGATGAACCTGATCGCCGATATTCTTTACGGCATTCTTGATCCGAGGATCCGCTATGACTGA
- the yghX gene encoding YghX family hydrolase — translation MNRMTAKDFDQELLDLYDFYAHGKISKREFLDKAGKFAVGGLTAAALLTMLSPDYALAEQVSFNDPDIVPEYITYPSPNGHGEVRGYLVKPANATGTLPAVLVIHENRGLNPYIEDVARRVAKAGFMALAPDGLTSVGGYPGNDTEGRELQRTVDGEKLMNDFFAGFEHLMTRDDSTGSVGAVGFCYGGGVVNALAVAYPEMNAGVPFYGRQAAVEDVPRIEAPLMLQYGALDERINAGAAAYSEALAANGKVFEEYFYENANHGFHNDSTPRYDEAMAELAWDRTIDWFNTHLT, via the coding sequence ATGAACCGGATGACTGCAAAGGACTTTGATCAGGAACTTCTTGATCTTTATGATTTCTACGCACACGGCAAAATTTCGAAACGTGAATTTCTCGACAAAGCAGGCAAATTCGCCGTGGGTGGTCTCACGGCTGCGGCCCTGCTCACCATGCTCAGCCCCGATTATGCCTTGGCCGAGCAGGTGTCGTTCAACGACCCCGATATCGTGCCCGAGTACATCACCTATCCCTCGCCCAACGGCCATGGCGAGGTGCGTGGCTATCTGGTGAAACCCGCCAATGCCACAGGCACCTTGCCTGCGGTGCTGGTGATCCACGAAAACCGTGGTCTGAACCCCTATATCGAGGACGTCGCACGCCGTGTTGCCAAGGCGGGCTTTATGGCGCTCGCCCCTGATGGTCTGACATCCGTGGGCGGCTATCCCGGCAATGACACCGAAGGACGCGAACTGCAGCGCACTGTGGATGGCGAAAAGCTGATGAATGATTTCTTTGCGGGGTTCGAACACCTGATGACCCGCGATGACAGCACCGGCAGTGTGGGCGCTGTAGGCTTTTGCTATGGCGGTGGCGTGGTGAACGCGCTTGCCGTGGCCTACCCCGAAATGAACGCCGGTGTGCCCTTCTATGGCCGTCAGGCGGCGGTTGAGGATGTGCCGCGGATCGAGGCGCCGCTCATGTTGCAATACGGGGCGCTAGACGAGAGGATCAACGCAGGGGCAGCGGCCTATAGCGAAGCACTCGCAGCCAACGGCAAGGTGTTTGAAGAATACTTTTACGAGAACGCCAACCACGGTTTCCACAACGACAGCACGCCGCGCTATGACGAAGCGATGGCAGAGCTGGCGTGGGATCGGACGATTGACTGGTTCAATACGCATCTGACGTAA
- a CDS encoding ABC transporter permease gives MTDVSAAKVAIEKPRNQWLDVWDQFRSHKGAMAGLIFLVFITLFCVFGPMLWNVDPGKLDVRNKDVRPIYMLLFDSNAKVNWANPMGTDNLGRDIMANIMQGGRISLAVGWTAMILAVFIGTLIGVLAGYFRRLDGLLMRFTDLVLSLPLLPLLLVMMLLFRDPLRAAFGPENGIFILIVVGIGITSWMQTARIVRGDVMALKEREFVLAARSIGTPPRRMITRHVLPNVLSPIMVSATLGLATAIITESALSFLGLGFPSDFPTWGKILFDSVDRMTAFPERVIWPGLAISLTVLAVNYIGDGLRDALDPRIRGL, from the coding sequence ATGACTGATGTGAGCGCAGCCAAGGTGGCCATCGAGAAACCCCGCAATCAGTGGCTGGACGTCTGGGACCAGTTCAGGTCACACAAAGGGGCGATGGCCGGCCTAATATTCTTGGTCTTCATTACCCTGTTTTGTGTGTTTGGCCCGATGCTCTGGAATGTCGACCCCGGCAAGCTGGATGTCCGCAACAAAGACGTGCGCCCAATCTATATGCTGCTGTTCGACAGCAACGCCAAGGTGAACTGGGCCAACCCGATGGGCACCGACAACCTTGGCCGCGATATCATGGCCAATATCATGCAAGGCGGGCGGATTTCACTGGCTGTGGGCTGGACCGCGATGATCTTGGCGGTATTTATTGGTACGCTGATCGGGGTGTTGGCCGGCTATTTCCGCCGTCTTGACGGGCTGCTGATGCGTTTCACCGATCTGGTGCTGTCCCTCCCCCTTCTGCCGCTCTTGCTGGTGATGATGCTCTTGTTCCGCGATCCGCTGCGCGCAGCCTTTGGTCCCGAGAACGGGATCTTCATTCTGATCGTGGTCGGGATCGGGATTACATCCTGGATGCAGACCGCGCGGATCGTGCGTGGCGACGTGATGGCGCTGAAAGAACGTGAGTTTGTCCTTGCCGCCCGCTCTATCGGCACACCGCCGCGCCGGATGATCACGCGCCATGTGCTGCCGAATGTACTGTCGCCCATCATGGTTTCGGCCACACTGGGCCTTGCCACGGCGATTATCACCGAGAGTGCTTTGTCCTTCCTCGGCCTTGGCTTTCCGTCCGATTTCCCGACATGGGGCAAGATCCTGTTTGACAGCGTTGACCGCATGACAGCCTTTCCGGAGCGCGTGATCTGGCCCGGGCTTGCGATTTCGCTGACGGTGCTGGCGGTGAACTATATCGGCGACGGTCTGCGCGACGCGCTTGACCCACGTATTCGCGGCCTTTGA
- a CDS encoding NAD(P)(+) transhydrogenase (Re/Si-specific) subunit beta: protein MENAFTIAAYVVAGILFILSLGGLSGQESAKRAVWYGIAGMALAVFATLVGPGSGLGLLSVILIALGGMVGYQLATKVEMTQMPELVAIMHSMVGLAAVFVGFNADLMINTIGALYEANGQVMGAVGPDGITAIGLPKEIYDGLSAFGQLIAKKSSVEISILRVELVLGIWIGAVTFTGSVIAYAKLAGNSSKLPFKVDTGAKKLPGGHLLNAGAAALSVILLIAYMGGSGSWALVLLTLAGLFIGYHLIMGIGGADMPVVVSMLNSYSGWAAAAIGFSLGNDLLIVVGALVGSSGAILSYIMCKAMNRSFVSVILGGFGGPQGEQMAVEGEQIAIDADGVATALNEADSIIIIPGYGMAVAQAQQAVSELVRKLRAKGKNVRFAIHPVAGRLPGHMNVLLAEAKVPYDIVMEMDEINEDFPDTDVAIVIGSNDIVNPAAQDDPNSPIAGMPVLECWKAKQVFVSKRGQGTGYSGIENPLFFKDNTRMFYGDAKKSLDELLPKID, encoded by the coding sequence ATGGAAAACGCATTCACAATCGCGGCCTATGTGGTCGCAGGTATCCTGTTCATTCTGTCGCTGGGCGGTCTTTCGGGGCAGGAAAGCGCGAAACGTGCGGTTTGGTACGGCATCGCAGGCATGGCTTTGGCGGTCTTTGCGACGCTGGTTGGCCCGGGTTCCGGTCTGGGGCTGTTGTCGGTCATCCTGATCGCACTGGGCGGTATGGTGGGCTACCAATTGGCCACCAAGGTCGAAATGACACAGATGCCCGAGCTTGTGGCGATCATGCACTCCATGGTCGGTCTGGCAGCGGTCTTCGTGGGCTTCAATGCCGACCTGATGATCAACACCATCGGCGCATTGTATGAAGCCAATGGTCAGGTCATGGGCGCTGTAGGGCCGGATGGGATTACAGCCATCGGCCTGCCCAAGGAAATCTATGACGGGCTGAGCGCATTCGGTCAGTTGATTGCCAAGAAATCCAGTGTCGAGATCAGCATTCTGCGGGTCGAACTGGTGCTGGGCATCTGGATCGGTGCGGTGACCTTTACAGGGTCCGTCATAGCCTATGCCAAGCTCGCCGGTAATTCGAGCAAGCTGCCGTTCAAAGTGGACACAGGGGCCAAGAAACTGCCCGGTGGTCATTTGCTGAACGCGGGTGCGGCGGCCCTGTCTGTGATCCTGCTGATCGCCTATATGGGCGGCAGCGGTTCTTGGGCGCTGGTTCTGCTGACGCTCGCGGGGCTTTTCATCGGCTATCACCTGATCATGGGGATCGGCGGTGCGGATATGCCTGTCGTCGTGTCGATGCTGAACAGCTATTCCGGCTGGGCGGCTGCGGCGATTGGTTTCTCGCTCGGCAATGATCTGTTGATCGTTGTGGGTGCGCTGGTTGGCTCATCCGGTGCGATCCTGTCCTACATCATGTGTAAGGCGATGAACCGTTCATTCGTCAGCGTGATCCTCGGTGGCTTTGGTGGCCCACAGGGCGAGCAGATGGCGGTTGAAGGTGAACAGATTGCGATTGATGCGGACGGTGTTGCAACGGCGCTGAACGAGGCTGACAGCATCATCATCATTCCAGGCTACGGTATGGCGGTGGCGCAGGCCCAGCAAGCGGTGTCCGAACTGGTGCGCAAATTGCGGGCCAAGGGCAAGAACGTGCGCTTTGCGATCCACCCTGTTGCGGGGCGTCTGCCGGGGCATATGAACGTGCTCTTGGCGGAAGCAAAGGTGCCTTATGACATCGTGATGGAAATGGACGAGATCAACGAGGACTTCCCGGATACGGACGTGGCCATCGTGATCGGTTCCAATGACATCGTGAACCCAGCAGCACAGGATGATCCCAACAGCCCGATTGCGGGCATGCCGGTTCTGGAATGCTGGAAGGCCAAGCAGGTGTTTGTATCCAAGCGCGGGCAGGGAACAGGGTATTCGGGCATCGAGAACCCGCTGTTCTTTAAGGACAACACGCGCATGTTCTACGGTGATGCGAAGAAGTCTTTGGACGAATTGCTGCCGAAGATTGATTAA